The DNA region TATTAGTATGTAATCCGAATCATCAATCAATTCTTTTAATTTTTCCACTCTTTTATAGTAGTCTTCCATGTAATTCCCCCTATTCTAGATTTCTTCTGTAGATTTCTGTAGCTTCATCTGAAAATGTATTGAAGATTATCCTTTCAATGCTTGTATTTGGATTGTTCATCAGATAGTTCCTTACAGTTTCAATAGCTAATTTGGATGCTTGGTCTTTTGGAAAGTTGAATACTCCTGTGGATATAGAACAAAAAGCTATTGATTTTAGCCCATTTTCCTCTGCAAGTTCTAAACAAGATTCATAACAGCTTTCAAGCTCATTTATTTCCCTTTCATTAGGTTCCTGTCCATAGGTAATTGCAGGCCCTACAGTATGGATGACATATTTTGAAGGAAGGTTATACGCAGAGGTGATTTTTGCATTTCCATTTGGCTCTTCATGGCCTTGTTCTTGCATGATTTTATAGCAGTCCATTCTTAACTGGAATCCTGCAGCTGAATGAATCTGATTGTCAATGCAATTGTGCAGTGGAATGAAGCATCCTAACATTTGACCATTAGCTGCATTTACAATTGCATCCACCTTAAGGCAAGTTATGTCTCCTTGCCACAATGCTATCTTTGACTCTATTTCATCATGATTCTGGCTAATCGGATTTATGTCCATACATGAAACCAAATCCTTATTGCTTGTTTCTTCACTGAGAATCTTGTCTTTAATCTCATAGAATTTATCACTTAAATGAACTGGGGTTTTTGTATTCATCAATGCTCTAAGCAATTTTCTCTTTTCTTCATAGTCATTAGGGATTTCCATATTATTGTCTATTCTTTCATTGGTGGAAATCAATTCATTTATGAGAAAATCTATTTCAATGTTTTTATCAAATTCTTTCATCTTTAACCTCATGAATCATCTTTCTTTCTTATATTAATTATTGTTCGTATATATTTAAATCTTTTTTGTAACTGGGAAGTAACTTGATTTTGTTAATTTTGACAGTTTTTTATCTTTAAATGTAGTAAAAATACTTAATTTGATTAATAATTATCTATTTTCATTTAAATAGTAAAATCTTTATATTTCATTGCATAAATCTAGAATTAATTATATAAATTAATTTAAGGGTTGTTTTAAAATGGAATTCAATATTGTAAAGGAATTAAATGGGCAATTTGATCCTATTGTCTTAATTAAAGCTGATGAAAAGCCAGATGATGCGTTGGCTCCTAAAGCAGGTAGAGGCGGTTGTGTAATGTCTCTTGTTGGGCAAACCATTGCTAAGAGAAAAGTCACTGCTTTTGGTCGTGAAAACATAACTTGCGGAGGAGTGTCTGCAGGTTTTGGTTGGGGAACTGGATTCAAGACAGATGAAGACAGAGCATTTCAAGCTACATTTTTATCTTTAGGTACAGAATCAGCTAAAGATAAGGATGCATTTCTTCATAGGTTAAGCTTCATGCCGAAGCCAACTCAGGAAATGTTTAAGAAAGGGGAAAGAATCTTTTCAGATTTTGATACAGCTTATGAAAACATCAAGAACAGGCCTTTATATGATGAAGGACAGTATGTAATCTTCAAGCCGATAGAACTTCTTGAAGAAGGGGAAATTCCAGATTCTGTCGTATTCACATTAAACACTATGGAATTATCTGCAATTCTTCAATTGAACGGTTCATTCAGAACTGAAAGCGCTCATATAATGACTCCTCAGGCATCTGCTTGTCAAGCTATTGGTGCATTCACTTTTGAGCAAAATGGGAGTGATGATCCCGTTCCTGTATTAAGTCCGCTTGACTTTGCAGCAAGAGCTCATATGAGAAGATTGATTCCAGATGAATACATGAACTTGTCCATGCCTTGGAAATTATTCTTGAAATTAGAGGAGCTTAGTAAAAAAAGTGTTTTCCAAACTCATTTCTGGGATGATTTTGGAAATAAATAAAATAAAAAAGCTTTATTTTTAATAAGTAAAAAACTAAAATTTCATTTTTTATAATGAAATTTCACTTAAATTTTTTTATAAACTATTTTTATACATAAACATAACGTACAACATATCTTGTTTGATATTTTGGTTGGGTAGTATAATTATATTTGTAATATGTTGTGTTATTTGTTGTGACATTTAATGGTTTAAAATATTTTATAGTAAACTCATCATATTCTATTGATTGCTTATATTTGTTATCCCCTGGGAAAATTGCTGAAACTTTATAAGTTCCATTTTTTAAATTCTCCATATATCCTTCTCCCCATCCATCAGTAGTTAAATTATATTCCTTTGTAATGTTTTGTTCATCAGTTAAATTTACAAGAATAGTTTTATTCTCAATTTCAATCCTTTTTGACGTATCATTTGAGTGGTCAGTGTAACTCAAGAAAATATGTATCTCTTCTGTGCCATTTGGATTAGAATAATCAACACCACTGCATTCTATGTCAGTATCGACTTGGGAGTTAATAAAAATACTAATCCTGCTATTATGATTATTAATGCAAGAATAATTAAAATCCATTTTTTATTAAATATTCCTTTTGGTTTTTCATCTTCCATTCCATCACACCCATTAAGATTTAAGTAAATTGAACAACCTTTATTTTTTTAAGATTTTAATATTATAATTAATATTCAAATTCAGTATATAATTATATGTAACTATGAATATGTAATTTTAATGAATATTTTCTAAAATAAGTTTTAATTAAAATAGGATTATTAAATTGAAGAAATTTTTTAAAAAAAGTTAAAAAAAAAGAAATAAGAAGTAAGTTAATTATCTTAATTGACTTACTTTAATTAATGATTCGATTGGGACTCCATCCACTTCTTCGAGTCCTGATTTATCGATTAAAACAGTTACTACAATTGGATTTCCACCATGGTCTTTAACTACTTTAATTACATCAGTAATTGTGTCACCACTGGTAGTTACGTCATCAACAATAACTATTCTTTTACCTTCTACAGTACCAAAGTTGCTGCTTATAGCCCCTTCATCGCTGTTAGCTGGGTTGGTTCTGTGTTTTTTAGGGTGGAAAATAGATATGCATGTTGTGGTTCCAGTCAATTCTTCAATTACGTCAGCCATCATGGTTGCAAATGGAACTCCACTGGTTGCAATTCCTACAACAAGGTCAATTTCACCATGTTTCAATGCAATGTCACTTAAAGCTGCTGCAACGTATCTGAGTCTGCTTGCACTACCTCCTAAACTGTTCCAGTTAATTGCAATGTCAACAGGTGCTTCTGTTTGTGCAGGCTCTTCTTTTCTTTGTAATGTTAACCATTGTGCAGTATCCATTGATACATTAAGCTCATCAGCTATTTCACCAGTTGTGAATCCATGGTTTCTAAGTTCCTGAGCTCTGTTAATAAGATCTTGGTTCATTTTTTTACCTCATTAATCATAAATTTCATTAAATATTTTAGGAATCTTTGAGTTATTTAGTTTATTAAATGAATTGGAATAACTTTTATCTAAAATTGATTGGACTGTGTTCTTTAGATGACTTGTTTGCTGCAAGAACCATCTTAAGAGCTTTAAGCCCATCTTCACCAGTAATTTCAGGTTCTTCATCCGCTTCGATTTTACATAGGAATGAATTCAATTCTTCACTTAATGGCTCTGCTGGTTTGATTTGAATGTCTTGAGCAAATTTACCATAAACTTCAATGCTTTGGTCAATGTAGTCAATGGTGATTATTCCATCAGTACCGGTAATTTCGATTTGTCTACGTTTGTATGGAGTTAACCAGTTTACTTCTAAAATGCCTGTAATATCTTCATCAAAGCTAATCATGATTTCTGCATGGTCTTCAAAGTCAGATTGATCTAAAATGCTGCTCATAGTAGCATAAACTTGTTTTACAGGTGCTTCAATCAAGAAGTTCATTACATCTAAATCGTGAATTGCAAGGTCAATAGCCACTCCCACATCCTTGATTCTTGGTGGGAAAGGACCTACTCTTTTAGCTGAAATTGTTACTAAGTCACCGATAACTTCATTTTCAATGAGTTCCTTAGCTTTTTGCACTGCAGGATTGAATCTTTCCACATGCCCTGTTGCAAGCTTTACACCTGCTTCTTTTGCAGCTTTAATCATTTCTTCAGCTTCTTCAGCAGTAAAAGCGATTGGTTTTTCTACTAAAACGTGTTTTCCATGTTTAATGGCTTCCATAACAACTTCGTGGTGGAAGGTTGTTGGTACACAAACACTTACTGCTTCAATTTCAGGGTCTTTCAATAAGTCTTCGATTTCAGAGTAACCTTTTGTCTTATATTTTTTTACAACTTTATCTAAGGTTGGCTTTACTACATCAGCCACTGCCACGAGATTGGCATTTTCCAATTTCGAATATACACGTGCATGGTTATATCCCATTGCACCTACACCTATAACTCCAACATTTATAGTTCTCAAAGATATTCCTCCAATTATTCAACTATATTTTTGTGTTTTATAACTTATAAATATTATTAAAATTTTATATTTTTTCATATAATTTTTTCTTAATAATTATTATAATCGCTATTATACTGATTAATATTTAAAATAAAAAAGAATCAATGGTTAATTTACTTAAAATAATATAAAAAATAGGATAAATTGATTTTTAAGAATTTTTAACCATTTTTTGAATTTTGATAATTTTTGATTTCATGAAAATTCAAGTTTTTTCATGAAATGCAATTTCAATTAAAAAAATCTTAAGATAATTGAATTTTTTTAAATCCAATTAAAGGATTTTTAGCTATTTTAAAGGAATTCAAGCATGTTTTTGCCTATTTTCCTTCCCATTTCCTCAGCTTCCCTTATGCTTCCTCTAATTGTCTCTTGATATAGGATCTCCCCATTCTTATCAAGCAAGATGGAATTAAGCTCTAGCTTCTTGTCTTTTATTCCAGCTATTGCTCCAATTGGCCATTGGCAACCTACACCTATCTCTTCAAGGATAGTCTTTTCAGCAAGCACTTCCTGGAATGAGAAATAATGGTTTAATTTAGCTATTGTCTCTTTAAATTCACTGTCTTTTCTAGTTATCACTGCTAAAGCGCCTTGGCCTGCTGCAGGCATTATATAATCTGTTGGGAACTTTGTTTTAATGTATTCTTGAAGGCCTAATCTATTCAATCCTGCTTCTGCCATGATTGTTGCATCAACTTCTCCATCCATGACCTTTTTGATTCTTGTTTCGACATTTCCTCTGATTGGTTTCAATTCAAAGTCCTTGTCATGGAGCTTGCAGAATGCTTCTCTCCTTAAGCTGCTTGTTCCAAGTGTGGAACCTTCCTCAAGTTCGCTCCAGCTGTAGTTTGAAATAAGCACTTCGTTAGGACTTTCCCTTGGAGGAACTGCAACAATTTCAAGATCCTCATTTAATTCGGTAGGCACATCCTTTAGGCTGTGAACTGCAAAATCCACTTCCTCATCAAGGAGTGCATTGTCAAGTTCTCTTGTAAAAAGTCCTTTAGAATCCATATTATATAACTGGGAATTTGTAATTTTGTCCCCTTTGGTCTTTATGATATTCTTTTCTACTTCTTCTCCAGTGATATTGTATAAACAGCTTCTGATGTAGTCTGTCTGTACAAGTGCAAGTTTACTTCCTCTAGTTCCAACAATCATTTGATTCGCCTTAGCTTTTTATATGAAAATTTGTGAATTTATAAAATTGATTTAATAGATTAAATTGGATTAAATCCTTGTTTTAATCTTTAGTTTTAATCTTTAACATATTAATTTTGTAAATTATTCTTAATAAAATTATTTAAATTTTTAATATTTTTTTTTTTTATTTTGATTTTATCGTTTAGAAACTTGTGAATAATTAGATCTATAGATGAATAGGATATTTTTATTATTCGCTATTGCTTGATTTTGAGCTTCTTGATAATCTTCAATAAATTCTATTTTGAACTTATTTTCATTCAATGCATTGATTTTATTCTCTAAACTCTTCCCAACTTCGTCAGTTAAAATTAAATTGGTATTTGGATTATTTTTCAAGTATTCATGTAAAAATTCTGATAGCTTCTCTTCATCTATCTCTTCACATGTAACTCCATACTTTCCGCCAATTATTATATAATAATCGTCAATGTTCTTTATCATGTTTATTGAACTTTCGATAGCTTTTGTATTGATTCCTGGATTGATCTCTTCAATTATCCTTAAGCCCTTTTCAGCATCGATTTCTCTCACATTTGTTCTCCCATCGATTCCTTTAAAGTTTGATAAAGCATTTTGAACGGTTTCCTCGTCTATGCCTAATGCAAGTGCAGTTGTTGAAGCTGCTAAAACGTTTAGAATATGATGGGGTCCTGGTGCAAAGCAATCTACATCAAGTTTACCATTAATTAATTTTCTATCAATAGTTTTCAAGTCATGATAAATTATTCTGGAACTTGTGTTTTCGATATCATAATCAATGGATTCGCAGTAGACATTTGCATCTGTGTCAGTTAAGGAAAAGCTATTTATTTTCTCTTCATATTCCTCTTTTTCATTTGGATAGAATTCACTCAAGGTTTCGTATTCAATCACAACTGATGGGGATTTGAAGACTTGCCTTTTAGCGTTTCTTGCATCTGATTGGCCTTTTGCGATGGAATAGTTTTCAACCAGGTTAGTTAAGATTCCAATGTCTGCCAAACCGCAAATTCCTAATGAATTTTCAAAAATAGCCATTTCATAATTCAAATCAGCATATGGATTTTCATTAAAGTCTTCCTGAATCTCACTTTCTTCCATCCTTTCCTCTAAATCCCGATTCTTATCGCATATTGGAAATGTGCTGCATTTAGGGTTTGCTATCTTTTTAGCCAGTTGGATGGTGTTTATGATATTTGCAGGGGTAATGCTTATATCCTTTTGTAAAATAAGCTTTTGCTCATTATCATTATTTTTTCTAAATAGATAAGCTCCTAAACTGGATAATAACAATGTGTCTTTGTTGTTTTCTAAAAATATTTCCTTTAAGAGGAATGAAACACTTGTTTTTCCTTTAACACCAGTTATTTCTATTGTCTTTATATTCTGATCAGTTGTTTCCTCTTTCCAGAGGGATAAAACAAGTTCTGTAGCTTGATGATGGTTGATAATATCATATTGATTCAATACGCTGTCCTTATCTGAGCCAATCATATCTGCTATTTCAATCAATAATTCATAAATGTTTAATGAGGAGTGAATTGGATTGATTATCAGATCTTTTTTTTCTATTTCTTCTATCTCTTCTTCTTCACTCTTTTCTCTAGCTTTTTCTTCAATCCTTTTAATGGAATTTAATTTTAGCTGATTTTTAAATGAGTCCAAATCTTTTATTATGTTTACATCATAAGTGAGTAAGAGATTTTCATCTTCACTTTTCAATGTATTGTATAAGTCATATGCAAATACATTTTCATAAATTCCTGATTTGGCAAGTTCTGAGGATATCTTGACTCCTCCATGGGTCAAATCAACTAAAAAAACATTCATTGTTTCACATCTTTAAATAATTAGTATAAATTGCTTTAAAAGAAGAAATATAAAATTAAAATTGATTTTTTTTAAATAAATAAATGGAAAGATTAGTGTTAGAGCATTTATAATACTCTGTTGATGCTGTCTAATCCTCCTTCATTAAGTTTGTCCTTAACTTTCTTATAGAAGTATTTCTTATTGATTCTCATGAAGTAAACGTCTTTTTCTGATTTCTTGATTACGAGCTCTTCCATATAATTCACTTCTTTTTGAATTTGACCATCCATTACGAAAATCGCTTTCTTGCCTCTTTTGAGGAGCTTGATTCTGATTTCACTTCCATCAGATACAACAAATGGCCTTACTCCAAGTTTGTATGGACAAATAGGCACTATGATGAATGCACCTACTTTAGGGTCTACAATA from Methanobrevibacter ruminantium includes:
- a CDS encoding protein-ADP-ribose hydrolase encodes the protein MKEFDKNIEIDFLINELISTNERIDNNMEIPNDYEEKRKLLRALMNTKTPVHLSDKFYEIKDKILSEETSNKDLVSCMDINPISQNHDEIESKIALWQGDITCLKVDAIVNAANGQMLGCFIPLHNCIDNQIHSAAGFQLRMDCYKIMQEQGHEEPNGNAKITSAYNLPSKYVIHTVGPAITYGQEPNEREINELESCYESCLELAEENGLKSIAFCSISTGVFNFPKDQASKLAIETVRNYLMNNPNTSIERIIFNTFSDEATEIYRRNLE
- a CDS encoding Gfo/Idh/MocA family protein, with protein sequence MRTINVGVIGVGAMGYNHARVYSKLENANLVAVADVVKPTLDKVVKKYKTKGYSEIEDLLKDPEIEAVSVCVPTTFHHEVVMEAIKHGKHVLVEKPIAFTAEEAEEMIKAAKEAGVKLATGHVERFNPAVQKAKELIENEVIGDLVTISAKRVGPFPPRIKDVGVAIDLAIHDLDVMNFLIEAPVKQVYATMSSILDQSDFEDHAEIMISFDEDITGILEVNWLTPYKRRQIEITGTDGIITIDYIDQSIEVYGKFAQDIQIKPAEPLSEELNSFLCKIEADEEPEITGEDGLKALKMVLAANKSSKEHSPINFR
- a CDS encoding DUF169 domain-containing protein, which translates into the protein MEFNIVKELNGQFDPIVLIKADEKPDDALAPKAGRGGCVMSLVGQTIAKRKVTAFGRENITCGGVSAGFGWGTGFKTDEDRAFQATFLSLGTESAKDKDAFLHRLSFMPKPTQEMFKKGERIFSDFDTAYENIKNRPLYDEGQYVIFKPIELLEEGEIPDSVVFTLNTMELSAILQLNGSFRTESAHIMTPQASACQAIGAFTFEQNGSDDPVPVLSPLDFAARAHMRRLIPDEYMNLSMPWKLFLKLEELSKKSVFQTHFWDDFGNK
- the hemC gene encoding hydroxymethylbilane synthase is translated as MIVGTRGSKLALVQTDYIRSCLYNITGEEVEKNIIKTKGDKITNSQLYNMDSKGLFTRELDNALLDEEVDFAVHSLKDVPTELNEDLEIVAVPPRESPNEVLISNYSWSELEEGSTLGTSSLRREAFCKLHDKDFELKPIRGNVETRIKKVMDGEVDATIMAEAGLNRLGLQEYIKTKFPTDYIMPAAGQGALAVITRKDSEFKETIAKLNHYFSFQEVLAEKTILEEIGVGCQWPIGAIAGIKDKKLELNSILLDKNGEILYQETIRGSIREAEEMGRKIGKNMLEFL
- the cfbE gene encoding coenzyme F430 synthase — its product is MNVFLVDLTHGGVKISSELAKSGIYENVFAYDLYNTLKSEDENLLLTYDVNIIKDLDSFKNQLKLNSIKRIEEKAREKSEEEEIEEIEKKDLIINPIHSSLNIYELLIEIADMIGSDKDSVLNQYDIINHHQATELVLSLWKEETTDQNIKTIEITGVKGKTSVSFLLKEIFLENNKDTLLLSSLGAYLFRKNNDNEQKLILQKDISITPANIINTIQLAKKIANPKCSTFPICDKNRDLEERMEESEIQEDFNENPYADLNYEMAIFENSLGICGLADIGILTNLVENYSIAKGQSDARNAKRQVFKSPSVVIEYETLSEFYPNEKEEYEEKINSFSLTDTDANVYCESIDYDIENTSSRIIYHDLKTIDRKLINGKLDVDCFAPGPHHILNVLAASTTALALGIDEETVQNALSNFKGIDGRTNVREIDAEKGLRIIEEINPGINTKAIESSINMIKNIDDYYIIIGGKYGVTCEEIDEEKLSEFLHEYLKNNPNTNLILTDEVGKSLENKINALNENKFKIEFIEDYQEAQNQAIANNKNILFIYRSNYSQVSKR
- a CDS encoding orotate phosphoribosyltransferase-like protein, which gives rise to MNQDLINRAQELRNHGFTTGEIADELNVSMDTAQWLTLQRKEEPAQTEAPVDIAINWNSLGGSASRLRYVAAALSDIALKHGEIDLVVGIATSGVPFATMMADVIEELTGTTTCISIFHPKKHRTNPANSDEGAISSNFGTVEGKRIVIVDDVTTSGDTITDVIKVVKDHGGNPIVVTVLIDKSGLEEVDGVPIESLIKVSQLR